In Mercurialis annua linkage group LG5, ddMerAnnu1.2, whole genome shotgun sequence, a single genomic region encodes these proteins:
- the LOC126681069 gene encoding protein RGF1 INDUCIBLE TRANSCRIPTION FACTOR 1-like — protein sequence MRKASIRRLQTTENQMMMVIPKWVIVMFNTMFFRKCKVHIGVKKNEEDRFCIDCCSSFCSNCLPLHHAHHNHIKIRRYIYSDVINRQDLCKLFNCSGIQTYLTNKAKVLFLKQRNGRKLQQQIHARGYSCIACSRRLQDNSSLYCSISCKVSAIYCQKDEDCASSIKKRILKQSRKGVPFRAPMY from the exons atgagAAAGGCGAGCATCAGAAGGCTTCAAACAACTGAAAATcaa ATGATGATGGTAATACCAAAATGGGTAATTGTAATGTTCAACACAATGTTCTTCAGAAAATGCAAAGTTCATATTGGTGTGAAGAAGAATGAAGAGGATAGATTTTGCATTGATTGTTGTTCTTCTTTCTGTTCTAATTGTCTCCCACTTCATCATGCTCACCATAACCACATCAAG atTCGGAGATATATTTATAGTGATGTGATCAATCGACAAGACTTGTGCAAGCTCTTCAATTGTTCTGGCATACAG ACATATCTTACGAACAAAGCCAAAGTGTTGTTCTTAAAGCAAAGAAATGGCCGCAAACTACAGCAACAAATTCATGCAAGGGGTTATAGTTGTATTGCATGCAGCAGAAGATTACAAGATAATAGTTCACTATATTGCAGCATTTCATGCAag GTTTCAGCCATTTATTGCCAAAAAGATGAAGACTGCGCATCATCTATTAAGAAGAGGATACTAAAGCAATCCAGAAAAGGAGTCCCTTTCCGAGCTCCGATGTACTGA